One part of the Anaeromyxobacter sp. Fw109-5 genome encodes these proteins:
- a CDS encoding HD domain-containing protein, which produces MDKIWVKDVKEGERLKSVFLVARKAVPTAKSGKTYLSVTFQDKTGELEARAFERVEELAAAFEEKDYVEVEGPIGAFQGKPQLKIEAAGKIADAAALDAAEFTWVPPPEPKKPERPAGGEVEDALWNELLGLVDVIVDTHVKSLVKAFVEDEDVASRMRRAAAAKSVHHAYAGGLLEHTVSSLKLAHRIADHYPQVDRDLLVAGAFFHDLGKIRELQGERNVEYTDEGRLVGHLVMTAQWVHDKARRVGVPRDLEHHVVHMILAHHGRLEYGSPKPPMTLEALLTHYIDELDSRVNSWLNLMAKEGGSKRWTSADNVYEQPIWRGQLPTVQAEKKGPPPELMTPVIYVPREGAGGQGGGQQKRGKPQKEKRRPEPRPAQHAQKAGEPSAPAARAAEGSEPRAEGAAREARPERPPREHRGGPGEHRGGPGEHRGPGGFGDKKRGYTGPRLPGDKGPHRPPEKRSLTHNPFAALAAKLEDAGKTEAPQEASGEVETPPVPGEAAAPVEAPRTDIAPEPTSAPTETPAEPKPGEGT; this is translated from the coding sequence ATGGACAAGATCTGGGTCAAGGACGTCAAGGAGGGAGAGCGGCTGAAGAGCGTCTTCCTCGTCGCCCGCAAGGCGGTGCCCACCGCGAAGAGCGGCAAGACGTACCTGTCGGTCACCTTCCAGGACAAGACCGGAGAGCTCGAGGCCCGCGCGTTCGAGCGCGTGGAGGAGCTCGCGGCGGCCTTCGAGGAGAAGGACTACGTCGAGGTCGAAGGTCCCATCGGCGCGTTCCAGGGCAAGCCCCAGCTCAAAATCGAGGCGGCGGGCAAGATCGCGGACGCCGCCGCGCTCGACGCCGCGGAGTTCACCTGGGTCCCGCCGCCCGAGCCGAAGAAGCCCGAGAGGCCGGCCGGGGGCGAGGTCGAGGACGCGCTCTGGAACGAGCTCCTCGGCCTCGTCGACGTGATCGTCGACACCCACGTGAAGAGCCTCGTCAAGGCGTTCGTGGAGGACGAGGACGTCGCGAGCCGCATGCGCCGCGCCGCCGCCGCCAAGTCCGTCCACCACGCCTACGCGGGGGGCCTGCTCGAGCACACCGTCTCGTCGCTCAAGCTCGCCCACCGCATCGCCGACCACTATCCGCAGGTGGATCGCGACCTGCTCGTGGCGGGCGCCTTCTTCCACGACCTCGGCAAGATCCGCGAGCTCCAGGGCGAGCGGAACGTCGAGTACACCGACGAGGGCCGCCTCGTCGGTCATCTCGTCATGACCGCGCAGTGGGTGCACGACAAGGCCCGGCGCGTGGGCGTGCCGCGCGATCTCGAGCACCACGTGGTGCACATGATCCTCGCGCACCACGGCCGGCTGGAGTACGGCTCGCCGAAGCCTCCCATGACGCTCGAGGCGCTGCTCACGCACTACATCGACGAGCTCGACAGCCGCGTGAACTCCTGGCTGAACCTGATGGCGAAGGAGGGCGGCTCGAAGCGCTGGACCTCGGCGGACAACGTGTACGAGCAGCCGATCTGGCGCGGCCAGCTCCCGACCGTCCAGGCCGAGAAGAAGGGGCCGCCTCCCGAGCTCATGACGCCCGTGATCTACGTGCCGCGCGAGGGCGCGGGCGGTCAGGGCGGCGGACAGCAGAAGCGCGGCAAGCCGCAGAAGGAGAAGCGGCGCCCCGAGCCCCGCCCCGCGCAGCACGCGCAGAAGGCCGGGGAGCCCAGCGCGCCCGCCGCGCGCGCCGCGGAGGGGAGCGAGCCGCGGGCGGAGGGCGCCGCGCGCGAGGCGCGCCCCGAGCGTCCTCCTCGCGAGCACCGCGGCGGTCCCGGCGAGCACCGCGGCGGTCCCGGCGAGCACCGCGGCCCCGGGGGGTTCGGCGACAAGAAGCGCGGCTACACCGGCCCCCGCCTCCCCGGCGACAAGGGCCCGCACCGCCCGCCCGAGAAGCGCTCGCTGACCCACAACCCGTTCGCCGCGCTCGCCGCCAAGCTCGAGGACGCCGGCAAGACGGAGGCGCCGCAGGAGGCGAGCGGCGAAGTCGAGACCCCGCCGGTTCCCGGCGAGGCCGCCGCCCCGGTCGAGGCGCCCCGCACCGACATCGCCCCCGAGCCGACCTCCGCCCCGACGGAGACCCCCGCGGAGCCCAAGCCCGGCGAGGGGAC